One genomic segment of Tubulanus polymorphus chromosome 4, tnTubPoly1.2, whole genome shotgun sequence includes these proteins:
- the LOC141904612 gene encoding polycystin-2-like has translation MQIVRFFGAYAMAEMMVDRTKFINLDYVVLYDELSVYLLAMIVFLSTLQGLKLLRFNKRICALALMMKWLSWPLMRFMVVFLVLFFGFVSLCHLKFMVRLREYSTFIASMETLLNMMLNKFNFRRMQAVSPVMAPLMFVAFVIIVNFMMVNFMVAIILEGYTYAMDCIAGQANEYEIVDFMMQSLKKAIGMTRIEGNPTECRLEYLEGAQDSADEKCRELSNRVDLIIDRLENYIKKQADSKDVMAELEEMKKSSEKSKKRNIIIS, from the exons ATGCAAATAGTGAGATTCTTCGGGGCGTACGCGATGGCTGAAATGATGGTGGACAGGACCAAATTCATAAATCTTGACTATGTCGTTTTGTACGACGAG TTGTCGGTTTATTTACTCGCAATGATCGTATTCCTATCGACACTTCAAGGGCTGAAACTCCTGCGATTTAACAAAAGAATTTGCGCCCTGGCCTTGATGATGAAGTGGTTGTCCTGGCCACTAATGCGATTTATGGTCGTGTTCTTAGTTCTGTTTTTCGGATTTGTTAGTTTGTGTCACCTGAAGTTCATGGTCCGTTTAAGAGAATATTCAACGTTCATAGCTAGTATGGAGACATTATTGAACATGATGTTAA ataaattcaatttccgACGAATGCAGGCAGTCAGTCCCGTGATGGCTCCGCTAATGTTCGTGGCATTCGTTATCATCGTAAATTTCATGATGGTTAACTTCATGGTTGCGATCATTTTGGAGGGCTACACGTACGCGATGGATTGCATAGCTGGACAAGCGAACGAGTatgaaattgttgattttatGATGCAGTCACTCAAAAAAGCCATCGGTATGACTAGAATAGAAGGGAATCCCACAGAATGCCGGTTGGAATATTTGGAAG GAGCCCAAGACAGCGCGGATGAGAAGTGCCGCGAGCTTTCGAACCGAGTCGATTTGATCATCGACAGGCTGGAGAACTACATTAAAAAACAAGCCGACAGCAAAGACGTAATGGCCGAACTGGAGGAAATGAAGAAGTCGTcggaaaaatctaaaaaacgaaatatcatcatcagttaa
- the LOC141904622 gene encoding uncharacterized protein LOC141904622 — protein MLTDDSRSTSDRRQTEHSRMNQLQIMFTVATALLVLFAQVTATVMRCYDCEYHKDGYKAVYDAMKQFAIDSILLKRNNTNDIGKRSYFTDGCETSDDVHSTTCPLSRGYQCGKLQYESSVFIRGCFKNCKSEYPLPNSTKSVEPKCCTTDECNSAPIYSIDMIIFVMVVSGVWLFSR, from the exons ATGTTGACAGACGACAGCAGGTCTACAAGTGACAGACGACAGACGGAACATAGCAGGATGAATCAGTTACAGATTATGTTTACGGTCGCGACAGCTTTACTGGTTCTGTTTGCTCAGG TGACAGCAACTGTAATGAGATGCTACGATTGTGAATATCATAAAGACGGTTATAAGGCAGTATATGATGCGATGAAACAATTTGCTATTGACAGTA ttcttttgaaaagaaacaacACAAACGACATCGGAAAACGGTCATATTTTACCGACGGCTGTGAAACCAGCGATGATGTTCATAGCACAACGTGTCCCCTCAGCCGCGGTTATCAGTGCGGG aaattgCAATACGAAAGTTCAGTGTTTATTCGGGGCTGtttcaaaaattgtaaaagCGAATATCCTCTACCAAACAGCACTAAGTCTGTTGAACCGAAATGCTGCACCACCGACGAATGCAATAGCGCTCCCATCTATAGTATAGATATGATAATATTCGTTATGGTTGTTTCCGGTGTTTGGTTGTTTTCTAGATAA